In Desulfomonile tiedjei DSM 6799, a genomic segment contains:
- the tkt gene encoding transketolase: protein MSLSQHQLDELCVNTLRILSAEAVQKANSGHPGLPLGAAAMAYVLWTKYLRFNPCNTRWPNRDRYVHSAGHGSALLYSLLHMTGCDLSLEDIKLFRQWQSKTPGHPEYDPELGVEATTGPLGQGFGMGVGMAIAERFLAAQFNRPGYAVMDHFTYAIVSDGDLMEGVASEAASLAGHLRLGKLIYLYDDNHICIEGDTALTFTEDVEQRFRAYGWQVLRVTDGNDIDAIDSAIRHAQSDRDRPSLIMVRNRIGYGSPKQDSASAHGEPLGEEALRITKETLNWPLEPSFHIPEEALIEFRLCVDRGKQLEKEWEDLFTAYAKAFPEEGEALRRYFRGELPDGWDADIPVFPPDPKGVATRVASGKVLNAIAGRVRNLLGGSADLAPSTKTLISGSPDQAAQTPGGRNLRYGVREHGMGAIVNGMALHGGVIPYGSTFLIFSDYLKPSLRVAALMGVHSLFVFTHDSIAVGEDGPTHQPVEQLVSMRAIPRFTVIRPADANETAEAWKVAVTRKTPIALILTRQNVPTLDRDRFAAAKELAKGAYILSDCQGDPDILLIASGSEVALAINAQERLASEKGIKARVISMPSWELFSEQSQEYKDSVLPPQIQTRLAIEAGSRYGWAEWTGSQGDIISVDRFGSSAPGGEVMKRYGFSVENVMERAEALIASTTK, encoded by the coding sequence ATGAGCCTTTCTCAGCATCAGCTTGACGAACTCTGCGTAAACACCCTGAGAATACTCTCTGCAGAAGCAGTGCAAAAAGCGAATTCCGGCCATCCGGGACTCCCTTTGGGAGCTGCGGCGATGGCGTATGTTTTATGGACGAAATATCTCCGTTTTAACCCGTGCAATACCCGGTGGCCAAATCGTGATCGATACGTCCATTCGGCCGGCCACGGCTCGGCCCTGCTCTATTCTCTTCTTCATATGACCGGCTGCGATCTTTCGCTGGAAGACATAAAGCTGTTCAGGCAATGGCAGAGCAAAACCCCAGGACATCCCGAGTACGATCCGGAGCTCGGTGTTGAGGCAACTACAGGACCCCTCGGGCAGGGCTTCGGTATGGGTGTTGGCATGGCAATTGCCGAGCGGTTCCTTGCCGCGCAATTCAATCGTCCGGGGTATGCTGTCATGGATCATTTCACGTACGCGATCGTGTCGGACGGCGATCTCATGGAAGGCGTCGCTTCGGAAGCAGCTTCTCTTGCCGGTCACCTTCGTCTGGGTAAACTCATCTATCTGTACGACGACAATCACATTTGCATTGAAGGAGATACCGCGCTCACTTTCACCGAAGACGTGGAACAACGTTTCAGGGCGTACGGATGGCAAGTGCTCAGGGTCACTGACGGGAATGACATAGACGCAATCGATTCCGCAATCAGACATGCTCAAAGCGACCGAGACAGGCCTTCACTCATTATGGTGCGGAACAGGATCGGCTATGGCAGCCCCAAACAGGACAGTGCCAGTGCACATGGAGAGCCTCTTGGAGAAGAGGCGCTGAGAATCACGAAAGAAACGCTGAACTGGCCTCTTGAGCCCAGTTTCCATATTCCCGAGGAGGCTTTGATCGAATTCAGATTATGTGTCGACCGCGGTAAGCAGTTGGAAAAAGAATGGGAAGATCTCTTCACCGCATACGCAAAAGCTTTTCCCGAAGAAGGTGAAGCGCTGAGAAGATACTTTCGCGGTGAGCTTCCGGATGGCTGGGATGCCGACATTCCTGTATTTCCTCCGGATCCGAAGGGAGTGGCCACTCGGGTTGCTTCCGGCAAAGTGCTCAATGCAATTGCAGGACGAGTGAGAAATCTCCTCGGTGGATCTGCGGATCTCGCTCCTTCAACAAAGACGCTGATTTCCGGCTCTCCCGATCAAGCGGCTCAAACTCCAGGAGGACGAAATCTTCGCTACGGGGTGCGAGAGCACGGCATGGGAGCCATAGTCAACGGCATGGCCCTTCATGGCGGCGTCATCCCGTATGGCTCGACGTTTCTCATCTTCTCCGATTATCTAAAGCCTTCATTGCGAGTAGCGGCACTTATGGGCGTGCACTCCTTGTTCGTGTTTACCCACGACAGTATTGCCGTAGGAGAGGACGGTCCGACTCACCAGCCTGTGGAACAACTCGTTTCCATGCGAGCCATCCCCAGATTCACGGTAATCAGACCTGCGGATGCAAACGAGACTGCAGAAGCCTGGAAGGTGGCTGTCACACGCAAGACTCCCATTGCGCTGATTCTCACACGGCAAAACGTACCGACTCTGGACCGCGACAGGTTTGCCGCGGCGAAAGAATTGGCCAAAGGAGCGTACATCCTGTCCGATTGCCAGGGCGATCCCGACATACTCCTGATTGCATCTGGTTCGGAGGTAGCTCTTGCAATCAACGCCCAGGAACGCCTCGCTTCGGAAAAAGGAATCAAAGCCAGAGTAATTTCCATGCCGAGTTGGGAGCTTTTCTCGGAACAATCACAGGAATACAAGGACAGTGTGCTGCCGCCTCAGATCCAGACAAGACTCGCAATCGAAGCGGGATCGCGCTACGGCTGGGCTGAATGGACCGGATCGCAGGGAGATATTATCTCCGTAGATCGGTTCGGGTCCTCTGCTCCCGGAGGCGAGGTCATGAAAAGATATGGCTTCTCAGTGGAAAATGTAATGGAACGAGCTGAGGCTCTCATTGCGAGCACGACGAAATAA
- a CDS encoding tetratricopeptide repeat protein: MLLKKSAFVAIGILVLTYMGNTEIQAANFTDLFRAGLDAEDAGNLDDALARLTEALKLQGQSAHAWAKRGEVNLRKGDPQSAIKDLLQAVKLDPAYAAAYTRLGFAYNALNDYEHAIEALNQAVQLDPTSSEALNTRGFAFNGKHDYDSAVRDFDAAIRLNSNDARYYNNRGFALNGKHEYARAVEDFDRAISLDSTKAMYFNNRGVAYLRQKDFDRALEDFERTLKLDSKFSSAYHNRGMALSGKGRHDKAVEEISKVIEMNPDSPLLYKDRGTAYRKMGEFELAVKDLEKAIDLDKKFAPGYAALAQVYAFSTDPKYKNSTMALKLAEKALALGKGDSPDILENLAEIQFANNQKALAVRTLQKALTMDPTNKEYLELLAKWQGAPSDTATGTPVSGPSPFSNLW, encoded by the coding sequence ATGCTTTTGAAGAAATCCGCCTTCGTGGCGATCGGTATTCTTGTTCTCACGTACATGGGAAATACCGAGATTCAAGCCGCCAATTTCACGGACCTGTTCAGAGCGGGGCTGGATGCGGAAGATGCAGGAAATTTGGACGACGCTTTGGCCAGACTGACGGAAGCGCTGAAATTACAGGGCCAATCCGCTCACGCATGGGCAAAACGGGGAGAAGTCAATCTTCGAAAAGGAGATCCGCAATCCGCTATTAAAGACCTTCTTCAGGCTGTCAAGCTGGACCCGGCATATGCCGCTGCATATACGAGACTAGGTTTTGCTTATAATGCGTTGAACGATTACGAGCACGCGATTGAGGCGCTAAACCAGGCAGTGCAACTCGACCCAACGTCTTCCGAAGCACTGAATACCCGTGGCTTTGCATTCAATGGCAAACATGACTACGATTCCGCAGTACGTGATTTCGATGCCGCCATTAGACTGAATTCGAACGACGCCCGGTACTATAATAATCGGGGATTCGCCCTGAACGGAAAACATGAATATGCCCGTGCAGTAGAAGACTTTGACCGTGCTATTTCACTTGATTCCACCAAGGCAATGTACTTCAACAATCGCGGCGTAGCGTACTTGCGCCAAAAGGATTTCGATCGGGCGTTAGAGGATTTCGAGCGCACCCTGAAACTGGATTCCAAGTTTTCCTCCGCGTATCACAACCGAGGCATGGCCTTGAGCGGAAAAGGAAGACACGACAAAGCAGTTGAAGAGATCAGTAAAGTCATTGAAATGAATCCGGATTCTCCACTGTTGTACAAAGATAGAGGAACTGCGTACAGAAAGATGGGAGAATTTGAGCTTGCAGTAAAGGATCTGGAGAAAGCTATAGATTTGGATAAGAAGTTTGCTCCTGGTTATGCGGCCCTTGCACAGGTGTATGCTTTTTCAACCGATCCGAAGTATAAGAATTCCACAATGGCTCTGAAGCTAGCGGAAAAAGCGCTGGCCCTCGGGAAGGGAGACAGCCCGGACATTCTGGAAAATCTCGCTGAAATCCAGTTCGCGAATAATCAGAAGGCCCTGGCTGTACGTACTCTGCAGAAAGCTTTGACAATGGATCCCACGAACAAAGAGTACCTCGAATTACTCGCCAAATGGCAAGGCGCTCCTTCGGATACAGCGACGGGAACTCCTGTCTCAGGACCGTCTCCGTTCAGTAACTTGTGGTAG
- a CDS encoding nitroreductase, which produces MDLLDTLRMRRSVRAFLNESLSRELLESILADARNAPSAINMQPWEVHMVLNEERKRLSRRLLKSFRERAIMCGPGAVQPIPDKFMSRARECSELMDPFVQRMGTDFKAFVNEGSLNFYGAPAVALVFVDSCFPEVRWVDAGIFLSYLMLAAAGHGISSCPVGLVKSYEDEIKDHLNIPDQKTFLISLALGKPDSQAAVNEFKSPRIGLDQFVRWIE; this is translated from the coding sequence ATGGACTTGCTCGATACATTGAGGATGCGCAGGAGTGTCCGAGCTTTCCTGAACGAATCCCTATCCCGGGAACTGCTCGAGAGTATACTGGCCGATGCCCGCAATGCACCATCTGCCATAAATATGCAACCGTGGGAAGTGCACATGGTTTTGAATGAAGAAAGAAAAAGGCTGTCACGTCGGCTCCTGAAATCCTTCAGAGAAAGAGCCATCATGTGCGGGCCCGGTGCAGTTCAGCCGATTCCGGACAAGTTCATGAGTAGAGCACGAGAATGTTCGGAGCTCATGGACCCCTTCGTCCAAAGGATGGGGACGGATTTCAAGGCGTTCGTGAATGAGGGCAGCCTGAATTTCTATGGTGCTCCTGCGGTGGCGCTGGTATTTGTCGACTCCTGTTTTCCTGAGGTGCGATGGGTGGATGCGGGAATTTTCCTGAGCTATCTGATGCTGGCAGCAGCAGGTCATGGGATTTCAAGCTGTCCCGTCGGACTCGTAAAATCGTACGAGGACGAAATAAAAGATCATCTCAATATACCGGATCAAAAGACTTTCTTGATTTCTCTCGCTCTGGGGAAACCGGATTCACAGGCGGCAGTTAATGAGTTCAAATCTCCAAGAATTGGATTGGATCAGTTCGTGAGGTGGATTGAGTAA
- a CDS encoding pilus assembly PilX N-terminal domain-containing protein, protein MKNEKGSAIAIVLLVLAVVSIVGAGLLLQSRYDEKITQAQKNYDRTFGLADGAAAYAFPEILARDTVLFKGGPTVVWTRFLGPSGPSETATVLKVDIQGQTGQQVSVGTAVARIVIEGYNTDPQELAGWELGTAEGYHVQFWVAEGTGKREAKESIPPETAVFMAAKKYAKN, encoded by the coding sequence ATGAAAAACGAAAAAGGATCTGCCATTGCCATAGTATTGCTAGTCTTGGCGGTTGTCAGCATTGTGGGAGCAGGACTTCTCCTTCAATCACGATATGACGAAAAGATTACCCAGGCCCAGAAAAATTACGACCGAACGTTCGGGTTGGCAGATGGAGCCGCCGCATATGCGTTTCCGGAAATTCTGGCTCGTGACACTGTTCTGTTCAAAGGTGGCCCGACTGTGGTGTGGACACGGTTCCTGGGGCCGAGCGGACCTTCGGAAACAGCCACGGTATTGAAGGTGGATATTCAAGGGCAGACCGGACAGCAGGTTTCCGTCGGCACGGCTGTCGCCCGTATAGTTATCGAGGGATACAACACCGATCCCCAGGAGTTGGCCGGATGGGAACTGGGCACGGCTGAAGGCTATCATGTGCAATTCTGGGTTGCCGAAGGAACCGGGAAACGGGAAGCAAAGGAAAGTATACCGCCTGAGACGGCTGTTTTCATGGCCGCAAAGAAATACGCAAAAAATTAG
- a CDS encoding PilW family protein: protein MRNQKGFTLMELMIGMLILGMAIAGALSLFIFQSKRGHESFRDKTTDERVFATLALISRDIQQAGFGVSADHAKLALHVKTTSGSPDALYVSYSDYLSLQYLDRATDLTFLRMNTIWCDRCLDAPYQGFVKLVDPSRLVLQGIPQRSSNTLNGSVGAVLADTTPTSKTTPPVSVEVDVKATTAVVNPSVLGTQDWTFPFVTSSSLAPNTIVVPAVSYRMIKVDRTESFYGSPKTVSYYSLWRNRGSDANPYGEPLLGWDPTTDRGDKFMNLVDFKVRRQYTGGSWDTGGDPANVRLVEISLSYQVNKGTGGATSWGSTVKRTLRISPRNLAFVGL, encoded by the coding sequence ATGCGGAATCAAAAAGGCTTTACATTAATGGAACTCATGATTGGCATGTTGATCCTCGGCATGGCCATTGCCGGTGCTCTCTCGCTTTTCATATTCCAAAGCAAGCGCGGGCATGAATCCTTTCGCGACAAGACTACAGATGAACGGGTCTTCGCTACACTTGCTTTGATAAGTCGAGATATTCAGCAGGCCGGTTTCGGTGTTTCTGCAGATCATGCCAAGCTTGCATTACACGTAAAGACAACTTCAGGATCTCCCGATGCACTTTATGTAAGTTACAGCGATTATCTCAGTCTTCAGTACTTGGACCGAGCCACCGATTTGACATTTCTGAGGATGAACACCATTTGGTGCGATCGCTGCCTGGATGCTCCTTATCAGGGATTTGTAAAACTTGTGGATCCTTCCCGGCTCGTGCTGCAAGGTATTCCGCAGAGGTCTTCAAATACATTGAACGGGAGTGTCGGTGCGGTCCTTGCGGACACTACCCCCACAAGCAAAACCACGCCACCAGTTTCGGTGGAGGTTGATGTGAAAGCTACAACCGCTGTTGTTAATCCGAGCGTTCTCGGGACTCAGGATTGGACATTCCCGTTTGTTACATCATCTTCGCTCGCTCCCAATACTATTGTTGTCCCCGCTGTTTCGTATCGGATGATCAAGGTGGACCGGACCGAATCATTTTACGGCAGCCCGAAGACGGTGAGCTATTATTCATTGTGGAGAAATCGCGGTAGTGATGCCAACCCTTATGGAGAACCCCTGCTGGGTTGGGATCCCACTACTGATAGAGGTGACAAGTTCATGAACCTCGTAGATTTCAAAGTGAGAAGACAATATACAGGCGGCAGTTGGGATACGGGCGGCGATCCAGCAAACGTCAGACTTGTGGAGATTTCGTTGTCGTATCAGGTTAACAAAGGTACCGGGGGAGCTACCAGTTGGGGCTCGACCGTCAAACGAACGCTTCGTATCAGTCCCAGAAACCTGGCATTTGTCGGTCTTTAA
- a CDS encoding type IV pilus modification PilV family protein, with amino-acid sequence MNISSKKGFSLIELIVAIGILSIGMAAVSSMIYQTFQSERHSAKQRRAHVIATQIVERFKAGNLPTSPPTTPEALPEDGDGVIIGGELVWKDTTATDGTFFCRWNTKKYTGFKTIDVLVGWGSTNCSRSSVDTCPRKLRIVAVENNS; translated from the coding sequence GTGAACATATCAAGCAAAAAGGGTTTTTCTCTGATAGAACTGATAGTTGCCATCGGAATATTGTCGATTGGAATGGCTGCAGTCAGTAGCATGATATATCAGACATTCCAGTCCGAAAGACATAGCGCAAAACAAAGAAGAGCACATGTGATTGCAACGCAAATAGTTGAGAGATTCAAAGCGGGCAATCTGCCCACTTCTCCTCCTACCACGCCCGAGGCACTTCCCGAGGATGGTGACGGGGTGATAATTGGGGGGGAACTGGTCTGGAAAGACACGACAGCAACTGACGGCACCTTCTTCTGCAGATGGAATACCAAGAAATACACCGGATTCAAGACAATAGACGTCCTCGTTGGCTGGGGCTCCACCAATTGTTCCCGGTCGTCGGTGGACACTTGTCCGAGGAAGCTCCGAATCGTCGCTGTAGAAAACAACAGTTGA
- a CDS encoding pilus assembly FimT family protein, whose product MKRHRENGFTLIELMVVSTIAAVIVAVSLVAYRQGITREYALSQQARSLTMALQYVRMQALENKNTIRIVNATSFDQTGAFFRKIAFAATDHGVKVGDYVAVAGLRSAVSSDTLSAGTFYVSAATTSTFDCVYYHSDSVMVPPSPEVAVARNLTRTAQLTIQKKSFIDTVSSSEKEAFEAARSKNPQIFIYDETKYIIWDPNDVAAMIDTSASTYTPVPAFSSRGFAADETGYQLRIALIPSKTESYKIIRISPFGQVGMGRKVD is encoded by the coding sequence GTGAAACGGCATAGAGAAAACGGTTTTACGTTGATCGAGTTGATGGTGGTGAGCACCATTGCAGCCGTTATTGTTGCAGTATCGCTCGTGGCATATCGTCAGGGTATTACTCGTGAATACGCATTGTCCCAGCAGGCGCGATCGTTGACGATGGCTTTGCAGTACGTGAGGATGCAGGCCCTGGAAAACAAGAACACTATACGGATCGTCAATGCGACGTCTTTCGATCAGACCGGTGCATTTTTCCGAAAGATCGCTTTTGCTGCGACCGACCATGGTGTCAAAGTGGGAGATTACGTTGCAGTTGCAGGCCTGAGAAGTGCAGTGAGTTCAGATACTCTTTCTGCAGGAACATTTTACGTCTCTGCTGCAACAACATCCACGTTCGACTGCGTTTACTATCACTCCGACAGTGTCATGGTGCCGCCGTCCCCCGAAGTGGCTGTAGCGAGGAATCTGACTCGAACAGCTCAGCTTACTATTCAGAAAAAGTCATTCATCGATACAGTGTCTTCGTCAGAAAAAGAGGCTTTCGAGGCTGCTCGATCCAAGAACCCGCAGATTTTCATATATGATGAGACCAAGTACATCATCTGGGACCCGAATGATGTCGCAGCCATGATAGATACTTCCGCTTCAACCTATACCCCGGTTCCCGCTTTTTCTTCCCGAGGGTTCGCTGCAGATGAAACAGGGTACCAACTCAGAATCGCTCTGATTCCATCGAAAACGGAGAGCTACAAGATCATCAGGATATCTCCGTTCGGGCAGGTGGGAATGGGCAGAAAAGTCGATTAG
- a CDS encoding putative Ig domain-containing protein, whose amino-acid sequence MKRLGIFLFILSVVVLTFLNGTAMAATEVGGPQVKELRFDPDRPETGDDLKLRIILDGNAVRAEAKFLKNQQDAGSTYYDGIAEFVKMDQPVRAGDKIEVFVTPFSAEGTPGNTVTKKVEVLNAAPTAKIVDQKLAGNTYSARIVAEDPEGEAVTFTLKEGPKGLTVDNKGYVNWKFSENVSGSFVVAISIKDAKGAESVLSYSIGLRWQSGR is encoded by the coding sequence GTGAAACGGTTAGGAATATTCTTGTTCATTCTTTCTGTCGTGGTCTTGACATTTCTGAACGGCACTGCAATGGCTGCGACCGAAGTGGGGGGACCTCAAGTCAAGGAACTGAGGTTCGATCCCGATCGGCCCGAAACTGGTGACGATCTCAAGCTGCGTATTATTCTGGATGGCAATGCCGTGCGAGCCGAGGCAAAATTTCTCAAGAACCAGCAGGATGCGGGCTCGACCTACTACGACGGCATTGCGGAGTTTGTGAAAATGGACCAGCCCGTCAGGGCAGGAGACAAGATTGAGGTTTTCGTCACACCCTTCAGTGCAGAAGGTACTCCGGGAAACACAGTCACAAAGAAAGTAGAAGTCCTCAACGCCGCACCTACGGCAAAGATCGTAGATCAGAAATTGGCCGGAAACACGTACTCTGCCCGTATCGTAGCGGAAGACCCCGAAGGGGAAGCAGTCACCTTCACGCTGAAAGAAGGACCCAAAGGGCTTACTGTTGATAATAAAGGGTATGTCAATTGGAAATTCAGCGAGAATGTATCCGGAAGTTTCGTAGTCGCTATTTCGATAAAGGATGCCAAAGGGGCAGAGTCTGTCCTCTCATACTCCATCGGCCTGCGGTGGCAATCAGGGAGGTGA
- a CDS encoding CehA/McbA family metallohydrolase, with protein sequence MKIDLHCHSKYSHDNNLEPEKLIGRAISLGLDGVCFTEHHSYENSRPISRMKIPDGFLVFRGVEVSTDEGHLLVYGVTDDSWNRWSRNNFLKMEEVMKSVHGLGGICVPAHPFRGWESLGERIFSIPGFDALETHNGGNRLNQNLLAAEASSKLGLPSIGGSDCHYIHQVGRSYTVFQNRVPSLELLVAEIKAGNCHGEHWDYGS encoded by the coding sequence ATGAAAATAGACCTCCATTGTCACAGCAAATATTCACATGATAACAACCTGGAGCCTGAGAAACTGATCGGACGAGCCATAAGCCTCGGACTCGACGGGGTCTGTTTTACCGAACATCATTCATATGAGAATTCCCGGCCGATTTCGCGGATGAAGATTCCCGACGGATTCCTCGTCTTCCGGGGCGTAGAAGTTTCGACGGACGAAGGTCACCTGCTGGTGTACGGTGTGACGGATGATTCCTGGAATCGCTGGAGCAGGAACAACTTCTTGAAAATGGAAGAAGTGATGAAAAGTGTTCACGGGCTTGGAGGAATCTGTGTGCCGGCTCATCCGTTCAGAGGCTGGGAGTCCTTGGGGGAAAGAATCTTCTCCATCCCCGGCTTTGACGCTCTTGAGACACACAATGGGGGCAATCGGCTTAACCAGAACCTGCTTGCAGCAGAAGCGTCATCTAAACTCGGGTTACCCTCTATTGGAGGAAGCGACTGCCATTATATCCATCAGGTGGGGCGATCTTATACGGTTTTCCAGAACAGAGTGCCGAGTCTGGAGCTTCTCGTAGCGGAAATAAAAGCCGGCAACTGTCATGGAGAGCATTGGGACTATGGCAGTTGA
- a CDS encoding cyclodeaminase/cyclohydrolase family protein: MEFLEEIADLNPLPAGGAAAAYTANLGIALLYKVLIMEINRKGLDPAPQATLRIAQKEIERLHYALKKMTRDDPQCYLRFREALKSGDNERSKNAFGEVLTCSLEVIEKASDGLEWVRRLSKFSSLKLLPHLRISAELLAAGIAGTAHVARDNVKLIESPGDQQDYLDRLESVYELGMAKKKEILETL; the protein is encoded by the coding sequence ATGGAATTCCTGGAGGAAATAGCAGATCTCAATCCTCTTCCTGCGGGAGGTGCAGCGGCTGCTTACACGGCAAATCTCGGCATAGCGCTGTTGTACAAGGTATTAATTATGGAGATAAACCGTAAAGGACTCGATCCGGCCCCTCAGGCGACGCTCAGAATCGCACAGAAAGAAATCGAGCGGTTGCATTATGCGCTCAAGAAAATGACCAGAGACGATCCGCAGTGTTATCTCCGTTTCAGAGAGGCACTCAAATCAGGGGACAACGAACGGAGCAAAAACGCATTTGGCGAAGTGCTCACCTGCTCTCTCGAAGTTATTGAAAAGGCTTCGGACGGCCTCGAATGGGTACGAAGATTGAGCAAGTTTTCCAGTCTGAAGCTTTTACCGCACCTCAGAATTTCCGCAGAATTGCTTGCCGCGGGTATTGCAGGCACTGCTCATGTGGCGAGAGATAACGTCAAGCTGATCGAATCACCCGGAGACCAACAAGATTATCTTGATAGGCTGGAATCCGTTTACGAATTGGGAATGGCTAAGAAAAAGGAGATCCTGGAGACCCTGTGA
- the dnaJ gene encoding molecular chaperone DnaJ, translating to MTKRDYYEILQVAKNASPEEIKKAYRKLALEHHPDRNKGNKESEEKFKEAAEAYEVLSDSEKRQLYDRFGHSGLQQSGFRGFRDFDDIFSSFGDIFEEFFGFGSRGARGHAVRRGADLRYELVISFMDAATGKETEIDVSRHELCNECGGIGTRDGAQPSVCSTCGGRGTVTRSQGFFSISTTCPKCQGSGTIITDPCKNCRGVGRVLISKKLSLRVPPGVDTGSRLRLQGEGEPGDPGAPPGDLYVFIRVEQHDTFRREGDDVFVAVPITYSLAALGGRIEIPTLEGQDHLDIPQGTQSGQDFRIPGKGISHIRGRGRGDLIVIVYIQTPNKLSKEQEELIRRLAEIEGSQVSPKKRGFFSRNK from the coding sequence ATGACCAAACGTGATTATTACGAGATACTTCAAGTTGCGAAAAACGCAAGCCCTGAAGAGATAAAAAAGGCCTATCGAAAGCTGGCTCTGGAACATCATCCCGATAGGAACAAAGGTAACAAGGAGTCCGAAGAAAAATTCAAGGAAGCCGCTGAAGCATATGAAGTGCTGAGCGATTCGGAAAAGCGACAACTTTACGACCGCTTCGGTCATTCGGGATTGCAGCAGTCCGGCTTTCGTGGATTCAGAGACTTTGATGATATTTTTTCATCATTCGGAGACATTTTTGAAGAATTCTTCGGGTTCGGTTCGAGAGGAGCCCGTGGCCATGCGGTTCGCAGAGGAGCAGATCTTCGTTATGAACTGGTGATAAGCTTCATGGACGCGGCCACCGGTAAAGAAACCGAGATCGATGTCTCACGCCATGAACTCTGTAACGAATGCGGCGGAATCGGCACACGGGACGGAGCACAGCCTTCCGTCTGTTCCACCTGCGGCGGCCGCGGGACGGTAACACGGTCTCAGGGGTTTTTCTCCATTAGCACTACGTGCCCGAAATGCCAAGGCAGCGGCACGATAATAACCGATCCGTGCAAGAATTGTCGCGGCGTGGGGCGGGTTCTGATTTCCAAGAAGCTTTCGCTCCGTGTTCCCCCCGGAGTGGATACCGGTTCGAGACTGAGGCTGCAGGGCGAAGGTGAACCGGGCGATCCGGGAGCCCCTCCAGGCGATCTTTACGTATTTATCCGAGTAGAACAGCACGACACGTTTCGGAGAGAAGGTGACGACGTCTTTGTCGCTGTGCCCATAACGTACAGTTTGGCTGCCCTGGGCGGTCGCATTGAAATTCCTACCTTGGAAGGCCAGGATCATCTCGATATCCCGCAGGGAACTCAGTCGGGCCAGGATTTTCGTATTCCCGGAAAAGGGATCTCTCACATCAGAGGTCGAGGTCGCGGAGATCTGATAGTGATTGTGTATATTCAGACTCCGAACAAGTTGTCGAAAGAACAGGAAGAGCTGATCCGACGTTTGGCTGAAATTGAGGGTAGTCAGGTCTCACCCAAAAAACGCGGGTTTTTCTCCAGAAATAAATAA